The Etheostoma cragini isolate CJK2018 chromosome 5, CSU_Ecrag_1.0, whole genome shotgun sequence genome contains a region encoding:
- the LOC117945432 gene encoding uncharacterized protein LOC117945432, translating into MENGRKTMVLDRLNRRSRDCNLEKEVPEKKLEKVRAHLERANNRYMSSRAVENLDNQEEGGRQQEKASNTQELRKLNDFWRHEHEKYLQEHQMKLQLRKELEMTKHQLVHEKALKEMFIYKASEADNALKRLRKCLFNIDMVIANGVHNERKQKKVFQKELEELQVAHKISQQRFSAELKVEKDKIIGFQQELKRLKAPYQINRRDERKLKAEREESDGLQEELENEVPEKMVMKPLRAEGDTLFQQIEEEIQALHRQTLTNQFTKFQAEAEVSQGLRSEPSSKKSRRTRPGRLPRRLPP; encoded by the exons ATGGAGAACGGCAGGAAGACCATGGTCCTCGACAGATTAAACAGAAGGTCTAGAGACTGCAACCTGGAAAAGGAGGTTCCTGAAAAGAAATTGGAGAAGGTGAGGGCTCACCTGGAAAGGGCCAACAATAGATACATGAGCTCTAGAGCAGTGGAAAACTTGGACAATCAAGAGGAAGGTGGCAGACAGCAGGAAAAAGCCAGCAACACGCAGGAATTGAGGAAGCTGAATGACTTTTGGAGGCATGAGCATGAAAAATACCTCCAAGAGCATCAAATGAAGCTGCAGCTCAGAAAAGAACTGGAAATGACTAAACATCAACTGGTTCATGAGAAGGCTCTCAAAGAAATGTTCATTTACAAAGCGTCTGAAGCAGACAATGCTCTAAAGAGGCTGCGGAAATGTCTCTTTAATATCGACATGGTGATCGCCAACGGAGTTCACAatgaaagaaagcagaagaaggTGTTTCAAAAAGAGTTGGAAGAGCTTCAAGTGGCTCACAAAATCAGCCAGCAAAGGTTCTCAGCTGAGCTCAAGGTTGAGAAAGATAAAATTATAGGTTTTCAGCAAGAACTTAAGCGGTTGAAAGCACCGTATCAGATCAACCGAAGGGATGAAAGGAAGCTGAAagctgaaagagaagagagcGATGGTCTCCAGGAAGAGCTTGAGAATGAGGTTCCAGAGAAGATGGTCATGAAGCCGCTGAGGGCTGAGGGGGACACTCTGTTTCAACAGATTGAGGAGGAGATACAGGCcctgcacagacagacactgacCAACCAGTTCACAAAGTTCCAG GCTGAGGCCGAGGTCAGTCAGGGCCTCCGATCTGAACCAAGctcaaagaaaagcagaaggaCGAGACCAGGAAGATTGCCAAGGAGACTCCCTCCATGA